From Lysinibacillus sp. SGAir0095, the proteins below share one genomic window:
- a CDS encoding DUF1540 domain-containing protein, whose protein sequence is MATDVLCEVDSCSYWATGNRCDATRIYVVTSRNTDEASKSEETDCKTFEKKEDDIIS, encoded by the coding sequence ATGGCTACAGATGTTCTTTGTGAAGTGGATAGCTGTTCCTATTGGGCTACAGGCAATCGTTGTGATGCAACACGAATCTATGTTGTTACTAGTCGCAACACCGATGAAGCATCCAAAAGTGAAGAAACAGATTGCAAAACCTTTGAGAAAAAAGAAGATGATATTATTTCTTAA
- a CDS encoding spore coat protein CotJB, translating into MAKQMPPEYYQCLEEIQALDFVLVELNLYLDTHPHDFDAIQQFNETAQMSMQLKVEFEKKFHPLMNFGRSYSNYPWNIDDSPWPWQV; encoded by the coding sequence ATGGCTAAGCAAATGCCACCAGAGTATTATCAATGTCTCGAAGAAATTCAAGCCTTGGACTTCGTGTTGGTGGAGTTAAACCTTTATTTAGATACTCACCCTCATGATTTTGATGCCATCCAACAGTTCAATGAAACTGCCCAAATGAGCATGCAGTTAAAAGTAGAATTTGAAAAGAAATTCCACCCATTAATGAACTTTGGAAGAAGCTACTCCAATTACCCATGGAATATCGACGACTCACCATGGCCATGGCAAGTCTAG
- a CDS encoding DUF4097 family beta strand repeat-containing protein, with protein sequence MEKKKIFIWVALVAIIAVIVFQLLTNGKEEDITIDKDFSNVEVESDNAEVRLMPIEGDEALIELDNNENNRYKLDVKVKGNTLEIDVERKGIRWFSFNFFSKSPLVTVGLPKNEYGEIKVESDNGTILVSQLQLNELVADADNGEIIIKEVESKEMNVDTDNGDVVIEDSVGAIYGQSNNGKVTVITDSLDEPMDLETDNGQILVKTKGKSKNVQFDVKTDNGNIDIYGVSTTEKVIGSGDIIIKLKSDNGNITVE encoded by the coding sequence GTGGAAAAAAAGAAAATTTTTATCTGGGTAGCTTTGGTTGCTATTATAGCAGTAATTGTCTTTCAACTTTTAACAAATGGGAAAGAAGAAGATATTACAATCGACAAAGATTTCTCGAATGTTGAAGTAGAAAGTGACAATGCAGAAGTTCGTTTAATGCCTATAGAAGGTGACGAAGCCTTAATTGAATTAGATAATAATGAAAATAATCGTTATAAGTTAGATGTAAAGGTGAAGGGGAATACGTTGGAGATTGACGTTGAGCGTAAAGGCATTAGATGGTTTTCTTTTAATTTCTTTTCAAAATCACCTCTAGTAACTGTTGGTTTACCGAAAAATGAATATGGTGAAATCAAAGTTGAATCCGATAATGGAACAATACTTGTTTCTCAGCTTCAGCTAAACGAATTAGTGGCAGATGCGGATAATGGGGAAATCATTATTAAAGAAGTGGAAAGTAAAGAGATGAATGTAGATACAGACAATGGGGATGTAGTAATTGAAGACAGTGTAGGGGCAATCTATGGCCAATCCAATAACGGTAAAGTGACAGTTATAACCGACAGTCTAGATGAGCCAATGGATTTGGAAACAGATAATGGTCAAATTCTTGTGAAAACAAAAGGTAAATCTAAAAATGTTCAATTTGATGTGAAGACCGATAATGGAAATATTGATATCTATGGAGTTTCAACTACAGAGAAAGTGATTGGTAGTGGCGATATTATAATTAAGTTAAAATCCGATAATGGGAATATTACAGTCGAATAA
- a CDS encoding spore coat associated protein CotJA, whose protein sequence is MFSQYKYWKPFVGPFDPCKPIRVKSYSTPPQLYINFQPAGLPQFTPREALMSGTLWPQLYSPYPDPQKGGKPHG, encoded by the coding sequence ATGTTTTCTCAGTATAAGTATTGGAAACCATTTGTCGGTCCGTTTGATCCATGCAAACCAATACGAGTTAAAAGTTACAGCACCCCTCCACAACTGTATATTAATTTTCAGCCAGCAGGACTTCCACAATTCACTCCTCGAGAAGCACTAATGTCCGGAACACTTTGGCCTCAACTATATAGCCCGTATCCAGATCCGCAAAAAGGAGGGAAACCTCATGGCTAA
- a CDS encoding DMT family transporter codes for MIPIERLVNTLNTKALLLGLLTVLIWGSTFAANSYSLQGGFSAGHLLLFRFIVASIIFAIIALIPSLNFRLPEKQDIWKIVLLGIVGINGYHICATFGQLTISAGTAGMLIGSGPIFTTIFAILILKERLSKIGWIGLAFGFAGISLIAIGSGDTAFGIAPGVFLTILAAIATSIFFVYQKPLFKKYSAIELTAYFTWVGTIPFLIFAPGLIEAVQTVPVEVNITAIYIGVFPTAIAYLTWAYALSQSNASSISTVLYLEPVIAIIVAWIWLSELPKSISIIGGIIAISSVILVNFYGKNQNTIKKIQLDPKKSS; via the coding sequence TTGATTCCAATAGAAAGATTGGTGAACACGTTGAATACAAAAGCTTTATTATTAGGGCTACTTACTGTTCTGATCTGGGGTTCAACCTTTGCAGCCAATAGCTATAGTCTGCAAGGTGGCTTTTCGGCAGGACACTTACTACTATTTCGATTTATAGTTGCTTCTATTATTTTTGCTATTATCGCCCTTATTCCAAGTCTGAATTTCCGTTTACCTGAAAAACAAGATATTTGGAAAATTGTGCTTTTAGGTATTGTTGGGATTAATGGCTATCATATTTGTGCTACCTTTGGACAGCTAACAATTAGTGCGGGTACTGCCGGAATGTTAATTGGCTCAGGACCAATTTTCACAACGATATTTGCCATTTTAATTTTAAAAGAACGCCTTAGTAAAATTGGTTGGATTGGACTAGCCTTCGGATTTGCTGGGATTTCTTTGATTGCTATAGGATCTGGGGATACAGCTTTTGGCATCGCTCCTGGTGTTTTCTTAACAATTTTAGCTGCCATCGCTACCTCGATTTTTTTCGTTTACCAAAAACCTTTATTTAAAAAATATTCGGCTATCGAGTTAACTGCTTATTTTACATGGGTAGGAACAATACCTTTTCTTATTTTCGCTCCTGGTTTGATTGAAGCCGTTCAAACCGTACCAGTTGAAGTCAATATCACAGCAATTTATATTGGCGTTTTCCCGACAGCTATAGCATACTTAACTTGGGCTTATGCATTATCTCAATCAAATGCAAGCTCTATCTCTACGGTTCTTTACTTAGAGCCAGTAATTGCTATAATTGTTGCCTGGATTTGGTTAAGCGAACTCCCTAAATCGATTTCGATTATAGGTGGGATTATCGCCATTTCAAGTGTTATCCTTGTAAACTTCTATGGTAAAAATCAGAATACCATTAAAAAAATACAACTCGACCCAAAGAAGTCAAGTTGA
- a CDS encoding polyprenyl synthetase family protein yields the protein MKEVINAGQSYQQVEELARDYFQLLNEQVTKKSYIPHLIEDFQKWKVNHIHHPSFFSFFSSKQKKPSSKETTHYIRWLEYTNKLEDYLKRSISYIYLRDLGKSLEDLETQSKINRVVQDLKSNLIDSAKNEKKELFSVDWIIQKGKKEQILLTVDWLLNKLNTVSTNIPKALDAANAQRKLIKIIAGVLMHTIDGLDDGISASERRKKLDKAIRLGYCYGLTYPFIDDLLDSNLLTQKEKEQFSQLIRTALLTGKVPPLGSEWKEETLQFLHFIHAELKEAFEYIQTQQSSNKFFEQAYVFFHSQEIDRQKELSNETYTNEELYVPIILKSSSSRLVARSVIQDTDNGFEQRTFLYGIYNQLADDFADMFDDLKVGAVTPYTYYIQHQHHRKDLINPFEMYWAVISNLIHNVYHSHSQTLEVILNRAINGLKRFKEKHGKEKYEEVMKRFASGFPGFNAVLQKMVEKGDDVDFFDKLLRDHMIDHLKQQQEEKEAFREKIQNVKERVNQALLISPDLEAAFEQDLVLEAANYSLTGEGKRLRPIMAWFVGVEMYDLDEAGLVPLFKSLEYMHTASLVFDDLPSQDNASYRRGRQTVHEIYNEAIAELTGLFLTQKAIEQQTFLDKFDSKTVLELVRYSAQVTADICKGQVLDLESKRKKLTKSELETMCFYKTALGFEAALLMPAILGKATEREMEALKKFSRHAGIAFQIKDDLLDREGDFENLGKSAGMDLENETSTFVTILGIDGAKNELWEHYCFAIEALESIPKNVSFLKLFLNNIVHRDR from the coding sequence ATGAAAGAAGTCATAAATGCTGGTCAAAGTTATCAACAGGTGGAAGAATTGGCAAGAGACTATTTTCAACTGCTGAATGAGCAGGTGACTAAAAAAAGTTATATCCCTCATCTAATCGAGGATTTTCAAAAGTGGAAAGTAAATCACATCCATCATCCTTCCTTTTTTTCATTTTTTTCATCGAAACAAAAAAAGCCGAGTTCCAAAGAAACAACTCATTATATTAGATGGCTCGAATATACAAATAAGTTAGAGGATTATCTAAAACGAAGTATTTCTTATATCTATTTGCGTGATTTAGGTAAGTCACTAGAAGATTTAGAAACACAGTCAAAAATAAATCGTGTTGTTCAGGATTTAAAATCAAATCTTATTGATTCGGCAAAGAATGAAAAAAAGGAATTGTTTAGCGTTGACTGGATCATTCAAAAGGGGAAGAAAGAACAAATTCTTTTAACGGTAGATTGGCTTTTAAACAAGTTAAATACGGTGTCCACTAATATACCAAAAGCGTTAGATGCGGCGAATGCCCAGCGTAAGCTCATTAAAATTATTGCAGGTGTTCTGATGCATACGATCGATGGGCTAGATGATGGGATTTCTGCAAGTGAAAGAAGGAAGAAACTCGATAAAGCAATTCGACTAGGATACTGTTATGGTTTAACTTATCCCTTTATTGATGACCTTCTGGATTCCAATCTATTGACACAAAAAGAGAAGGAACAGTTTTCTCAGCTTATTCGTACAGCTCTTTTAACTGGAAAGGTTCCACCTTTAGGGAGTGAATGGAAAGAGGAGACCCTACAATTTCTACATTTCATTCATGCAGAGTTAAAAGAAGCATTTGAATATATTCAAACACAACAATCCTCAAATAAGTTTTTCGAGCAAGCTTATGTTTTCTTTCATTCACAAGAAATCGATAGACAAAAGGAACTATCCAATGAAACCTATACTAACGAGGAGCTTTATGTTCCGATTATTTTAAAGTCTTCATCTTCTAGGTTGGTTGCTCGTTCTGTCATACAAGATACGGACAATGGATTTGAACAGCGAACATTTTTATATGGGATCTACAATCAATTAGCAGATGACTTTGCGGATATGTTTGATGATTTGAAAGTGGGTGCGGTTACGCCGTATACGTATTACATTCAGCATCAGCATCATCGAAAAGATCTGATAAATCCATTTGAAATGTATTGGGCGGTAATTTCAAACTTGATTCATAACGTCTATCATTCACATAGCCAAACTCTCGAAGTGATATTAAATAGAGCGATTAATGGATTAAAACGATTTAAGGAAAAGCATGGCAAGGAGAAGTATGAAGAGGTCATGAAGCGTTTTGCTTCGGGTTTCCCGGGTTTTAATGCCGTATTACAAAAAATGGTGGAAAAAGGCGATGATGTAGACTTTTTTGATAAGTTATTACGTGATCATATGATTGACCATTTAAAACAACAACAAGAAGAAAAAGAAGCGTTCAGAGAAAAAATACAAAATGTAAAGGAAAGAGTAAACCAAGCTCTTTTAATTTCGCCAGATTTGGAGGCAGCGTTTGAACAGGACCTTGTTCTAGAAGCAGCAAATTATAGTTTAACAGGTGAAGGAAAACGGCTAAGACCAATTATGGCCTGGTTTGTAGGGGTAGAGATGTACGATTTAGACGAGGCTGGTCTTGTTCCTTTGTTTAAGTCGTTGGAGTACATGCATACAGCTTCTTTAGTTTTTGATGACTTACCTTCACAGGATAATGCTTCGTATAGACGTGGACGTCAAACTGTTCATGAAATATATAATGAAGCTATTGCGGAACTAACAGGTCTGTTCCTTACGCAAAAAGCAATAGAACAACAGACTTTTCTTGATAAATTTGATTCAAAAACGGTTCTTGAATTAGTTCGTTACTCGGCTCAAGTTACAGCAGACATATGTAAAGGGCAAGTACTGGATTTGGAATCGAAGAGGAAAAAGCTTACGAAATCAGAGCTTGAAACGATGTGCTTTTACAAAACAGCTTTGGGCTTTGAAGCAGCCCTTCTGATGCCTGCCATTTTAGGGAAAGCAACTGAAAGGGAAATGGAAGCTCTAAAGAAATTTTCTCGTCATGCAGGGATTGCTTTTCAAATAAAGGATGATTTATTAGATAGGGAAGGGGATTTTGAAAATCTAGGTAAATCAGCTGGAATGGATCTAGAAAATGAAACCTCAACTTTTGTAACAATTCTAGGAATAGATGGAGCAAAGAATGAATTATGGGAGCACTATTGCTTTGCAATTGAAGCATTAGAATCGATTCCTAAAAACGTGTCGTTTTTGAAGTTGTTTTTAAATAATATTGTACATCGTGATCGATAA
- a CDS encoding manganese catalase family protein yields the protein MFYYEKKLQYPVRVSTCNPMLAKFLIEQYGGADGELAAALRYMNQRYTIPDKVIGLLNDISMEEFSHLEMIATMIYKLTKDATPEQMVAAGLGDHYVNHDRALFYQNASGVPWTASYIQAKGDPIADLYEDIAAEEKARATYQWIIDVSDDPDLNDGLKFLREREIVHSMRFREAVEILKDEQGQKKFF from the coding sequence ATGTTTTATTACGAAAAGAAACTCCAATATCCTGTTAGAGTTAGTACATGCAACCCGATGCTTGCGAAGTTTTTGATTGAACAATATGGTGGTGCAGATGGAGAATTAGCTGCTGCTCTGCGGTATATGAACCAGCGCTATACAATTCCAGATAAGGTTATTGGCTTACTTAATGATATTTCGATGGAAGAATTCTCCCATCTGGAAATGATTGCTACAATGATTTATAAACTTACTAAAGACGCCACACCGGAACAAATGGTGGCTGCCGGACTTGGTGATCACTATGTAAATCATGATAGAGCACTATTCTATCAGAATGCTTCAGGTGTTCCATGGACGGCTTCATACATCCAAGCAAAAGGTGATCCAATTGCAGATCTTTATGAAGATATTGCTGCCGAAGAAAAAGCCCGCGCTACTTATCAATGGATTATCGATGTTTCTGATGACCCAGATTTAAATGATGGTTTAAAATTCTTACGAGAAAGAGAAATTGTCCATTCCATGCGTTTTAGAGAAGCCGTTGAAATCTTAAAAGACGAACAAGGCCAAAAGAAATTCTTCTAA